One window of Treponema denticola genomic DNA carries:
- a CDS encoding alpha-L-fucosidase: MNFMGLPIFAHLKSLILSYILNLMKPDKITQWQKLGFGMFIHYGLYSLCGGVWKGEPVKRGYSEQILSHGKIPKEEYKALQNKFTCKNFDAEKICALAKAAGMKYIIITAKHHDGFCLFDTKTTDYNSVKAPAKRDLIAELSHACKRNGLKFGLYFSWIDWNCEYALPISDHNSDKIPPKHQKFNIEQLKELFSNYGPLYELWMDMGFPTKKQSEEVKTLAQRLQPDMMINGRIWNDCGDFCTMGDNKFPDKSLNVPWQTPASIYHETWGYRSWQRRGDKNKKAQELIESLIRVRAMGGNYLLNIGPKGDGYVVAFEAEVLKKIGSFFKSKAPSQGCAKKLCKELNLDIPQDSILELSGEKNEIPFTKKLYRFTGKDYYSSHFICTELELNLKISKGLYKTNLWTISLVRKKPLSQDEVLEINGKEFCFPANKNELEIFKNIKIEKPLTISVSTSGTPSLRKALKQDNLILRVEGK, encoded by the coding sequence ATGAATTTTATGGGCTTGCCTATTTTTGCTCACTTGAAATCTCTTATCCTATCCTATATACTCAATCTTATGAAACCGGATAAAATTACACAGTGGCAAAAATTAGGTTTTGGAATGTTTATTCATTACGGGCTTTATTCTTTATGCGGAGGCGTTTGGAAGGGTGAGCCGGTAAAGCGCGGTTATAGTGAGCAGATTTTAAGTCACGGTAAAATTCCTAAAGAAGAATATAAGGCCTTACAAAATAAATTTACCTGTAAGAATTTTGATGCAGAAAAGATATGTGCTCTTGCAAAAGCTGCGGGAATGAAATATATCATTATCACGGCAAAGCACCATGACGGCTTTTGTCTTTTTGACACAAAGACTACCGATTATAATTCGGTGAAGGCTCCTGCAAAAAGAGACCTTATTGCAGAGCTTTCTCACGCTTGTAAAAGAAACGGTTTAAAGTTCGGGCTTTATTTTTCTTGGATAGATTGGAACTGCGAATATGCTCTTCCTATAAGCGATCATAACAGCGATAAAATTCCGCCCAAGCATCAGAAATTTAATATTGAACAGCTGAAAGAATTGTTTTCAAATTACGGCCCTCTTTATGAGCTTTGGATGGATATGGGTTTCCCGACAAAAAAGCAAAGTGAAGAAGTGAAGACTCTTGCTCAAAGGCTTCAGCCCGATATGATGATAAACGGCCGCATATGGAATGACTGCGGAGATTTTTGTACAATGGGGGATAACAAATTTCCTGATAAAAGTTTAAATGTTCCTTGGCAAACCCCTGCTTCAATTTACCATGAAACATGGGGCTACCGTTCATGGCAAAGACGGGGAGATAAAAATAAAAAGGCCCAAGAGCTTATAGAAAGCCTTATAAGGGTAAGGGCTATGGGAGGTAATTATCTTTTGAATATCGGCCCAAAGGGCGACGGCTACGTGGTAGCTTTTGAAGCTGAAGTCTTAAAGAAAATAGGCAGCTTTTTTAAATCAAAAGCGCCTTCTCAAGGGTGCGCAAAAAAACTTTGTAAAGAATTAAATTTAGATATTCCTCAAGATAGTATTTTAGAACTAAGCGGAGAAAAAAATGAAATCCCTTTTACAAAAAAACTTTACCGCTTTACAGGAAAAGATTATTATTCTTCTCATTTTATTTGCACAGAGCTTGAACTTAATCTAAAAATTTCAAAAGGCTTATACAAAACAAATTTGTGGACAATAAGCCTCGTCAGAAAAAAGCCCCTATCCCAAGATGAGGTTTTGGAAATAAACGGAAAAGAATTTTGCTTCCCTGCAAACAAAAACGAATTGGAAATTTTTAAAAACATAAAAATAGAAAAGCCTCTCACAATTTCAGTATCTACAAGCGGAACACCTTCATTGCGTAAGGCCTTAAAACAGGATAACTTAATTTTAAGAGTAGAAGGAAAATGA
- a CDS encoding type II toxin-antitoxin system HicB family antitoxin, whose translation MQIKDYLNLPYSIITKKIHDESGVYYYAQVKELDGCQSSGETLEEVYKNIYEAMEGWIESKLENGFTIPMPQDENNYSGKFLLRLPKSLHKELALNAEHEGVSLNQYVLYRLS comes from the coding sequence ATGCAAATAAAAGATTATTTAAATTTACCATATTCAATTATTACAAAAAAAATACATGATGAGAGCGGTGTATATTATTATGCACAAGTTAAAGAGCTTGATGGTTGTCAAAGTTCAGGCGAAACATTAGAAGAAGTGTATAAAAATATATATGAAGCAATGGAGGGTTGGATAGAATCAAAGCTTGAAAACGGTTTCACAATACCTATGCCTCAAGACGAAAATAATTATAGCGGGAAGTTTCTTTTAAGACTTCCTAAATCTTTACACAAAGAATTAGCTTTAAATGCAGAACATGAAGGCGTTTCCTTAAACCAATACGTTCTGTATAGACTTTCTTAA
- a CDS encoding putative ABC transporter permease, with protein sequence MPFDYLILYFTIYSFIGWFCEVVYCSLLQRKFVLNRGMLYGPVCPIYGFGALILIFSLKNLIPHPIVLFFAAVLLTSSLEYAASFILEYLFDTLWWDYSKHKLNINRRVCALNSTLFGILGLALMYIVNPFISKYVNQIPDLFILIISKALLFIFIADFIFTLKALIGLHDALLHIKTLTENFYTHLESLDIHEKISESNIAESFNLLREKLKQDGYSAYEKVQEQLKLIAEKNKGHILSAFPNMRQRRNNLHLKLLKYFKEKRGE encoded by the coding sequence ATGCCATTTGATTATTTAATTTTATATTTCACTATTTACAGTTTTATCGGATGGTTTTGTGAAGTAGTCTATTGCTCGCTTTTACAGAGGAAGTTTGTATTAAACCGAGGAATGCTTTACGGACCTGTATGTCCCATATACGGTTTTGGGGCATTGATTTTAATTTTTTCGCTAAAAAATTTAATCCCTCATCCTATAGTCTTGTTTTTTGCCGCCGTGCTTTTAACAAGTTCTCTTGAATATGCTGCAAGTTTTATTTTGGAATATTTATTCGATACCCTGTGGTGGGATTATTCAAAACACAAACTGAATATTAACAGAAGGGTTTGTGCCCTTAATTCGACGCTTTTTGGAATATTGGGGCTTGCTTTAATGTATATAGTAAATCCTTTTATTTCAAAATATGTAAATCAAATACCCGATCTATTTATCTTGATTATTTCAAAAGCCTTACTTTTTATTTTTATTGCCGATTTTATTTTTACGCTTAAGGCTCTGATCGGTCTCCATGATGCGCTCTTACATATTAAGACTTTGACGGAGAATTTTTATACACACCTTGAATCGCTTGATATACATGAAAAAATAAGCGAAAGCAATATTGCAGAAAGTTTTAATCTTCTGCGTGAAAAGCTAAAACAAGACGGATATTCCGCTTATGAAAAAGTACAGGAACAACTTAAACTTATTGCCGAAAAAAACAAGGGGCATATTTTATCGGCCTTTCCGAATATGAGGCAAAGAAGAAATAATTTACACTTAAAACTTTTAAAATATTTTAAGGAGAAGAGGGGAGAATAA
- a CDS encoding cysteine peptidase family C39 domain-containing protein: MKKDVVLQKDETDCAAAYIATIARRYGKRIAVKRIRKFAHTDQEGTSGLGITKAAKAFGSDCRGVISKEKQIPNDVKLPFIAHVVTSVGNHYVTVESVQAKFIEIGDSDSYILRFFKLSAPYKNVWIKVFFASLMLAVLGIASAFYFRFLIDEVLAGGLEKTLTYFALFF; this comes from the coding sequence ATGAAGAAAGATGTTGTATTGCAAAAAGATGAAACCGATTGTGCTGCAGCCTATATTGCCACAATTGCAAGACGTTATGGAAAGCGCATTGCGGTAAAGCGGATAAGAAAGTTTGCACACACAGATCAAGAAGGTACTTCTGGTCTTGGGATAACAAAAGCCGCTAAGGCTTTTGGTTCTGACTGTAGAGGCGTTATCTCTAAAGAAAAACAAATTCCAAATGATGTAAAGTTGCCTTTTATTGCACATGTTGTTACGTCAGTTGGCAACCATTATGTTACTGTTGAATCGGTTCAAGCTAAGTTTATAGAAATAGGAGATTCCGATTCGTATATCCTACGTTTCTTTAAACTATCGGCACCATATAAAAATGTATGGATTAAAGTTTTTTTTGCAAGTTTAATGTTAGCAGTTCTAGGCATTGCTTCAGCTTTTTATTTCCGATTCTTAATTGATGAAGTCCTTGCCGGAGGACTAGAAAAAACTTTAACGTATTTTGCATTGTTTTTTTAG